One genomic segment of Pagrus major chromosome 13, Pma_NU_1.0 includes these proteins:
- the znrd2 gene encoding protein ZNRD2, producing the protein MDLNGDDEDFEWEPPTEAEMKVIQARRERQDKISKLMGDYLLKGYKMLGECCDVCGTILLQDKQHKNYCVSCQELDSDVDKDNPALNAQAALSQVRERQLAAQSPAPSQAQELNGGPSNSQPNVSVPRPEHCEGAAAGGRAALPPPAAPSPPVPASTTALAPARPPVRPPVPPQTAAIQPVLQEAEEAVLTKLRWATTQLQSSASLETSIQLCSLIASCASSLRSLKELSQ; encoded by the exons ATGGACCTGAATGGAG ATGACGAGGACTTTGAGTGGGAGCCTCCgacagaggcagagatgaaGGTGATCCAGGCTCgcagagagagacaagacaAAATCAGCAAGCTGATGGGAGACTACCTGCTCAAAGGATACAAGATGCTGGGAgagtgctgtgatgtgtgtggg aCAATTCTTCTCCAGGACAAACAgcataaaaactactgtgtctcatgtCAGGAGCTGGACTCTGATGTTGACAAGGACAACCCTG CTCTGAATGCCCAGGCAGCGTTGTCccaagtgagagagagacagcttgCGGCCCAGTCCCCTGCACCGTCCCAGGCCCAAGAACTCAATGGAGGCCCCAGCAACAGCCAGCCAAATGTGTCAGTTCCCAGACCGGAGCACTGTGAGGGGGCTGCCGCGGGAGGAAGAGCCGCCCTACCTCCACCCGCTGCCCCTTCTCCTCCGGTTCCTGCCTCCACCACGGCCCTAGCACCTGCTCGTCCTCCAGTTCGTCCTCCAGTTCCTCCCCAGACCGCTGCCATCCAGCCTGTGTTGCAAGAAGCAGAGGAAGCTGTGCTAACCAAACTTCGCTGGGCCACTACGCAGCTACAGAGTTCAGCCTCACTGGAGACGAGTATCCAGCTCTGCAGCCTCATCGCCAGCTGTGCCAGCTCACTGCGCAGCCTCAAGGAGCTCAGCCAGTAA
- the fam89b gene encoding protein FAM89A, with the protein MMNGSRCGAADCPVGGVLSVEGLPPLPKGLSGILNSSGGSWRDIEKVHSKRARIQADISRGGGDAPRGHSKPCGLDAALALLRKEMVGLRQLDMSLLCQLWSLREAIQEYKGSTLLSEASFSADNGYSEEEEEEEEDEVREGEEEEETGVVSQPSSSSSSLSLPPPSGNSRDQWIKDSFHIP; encoded by the exons ATGATGAACGGGAGTCGGTGCGGCGCGGCGGACTGTCCGGTGGGCGGTGTCCTCTCGGTGGAGGGGCTGCCGCCGCTGCCCAAAGGCCTGAGCGGCATCCTGAACTCCAGCGGCGGGTCGTGGCGGGACATCGAGAAGGTGCACAGCAAGAGAGCGCGCATCCAGGCCGACATCAGCCGGGGCGGCGGGGACGCGCCGCGCGGTCACAGCAAACCGTGCGGACTGGACGCTGCTCTGGCGCTGCTGCGGAAAGAGATG GTCGGTCTGCGTCAGCTCGACATGTCTCTGTTGTGCCAGCTGTGGTCTCTCCGCGAGGCCATCCAGGAGTACAAGGGCTCCACGCTTCTGTCTGAGGCCTCTTTCAGTGCTGATAATGGAtactctgaggaggaggaggaggaggaggaggatgaagtaagggagggagaagaagaggaggagacaggagttGTGTCACagccttcttcttcctcttcgtcCTTGTCTCTGCCTCCACCCAGCGGCAACTCCAGGGACCAGTGGATCAAGGACTCCTTTCATATTCCCTAA